GACATGGGTTGTAAACGTACTCGACCCTAATGGATTATTCAAACGATACGCTTACATTAAAGCAGATGATGCAGACTTTGCCGTATTTGGTGATACTGCACGAGAAACGCTGGAAGCTTATCGACTGCAACTGGCCCAAAATCCAAGTAATGTGGAAGCAACCGGTGAGTCGAATCTAAAAACTGTACAGGGAGAGGTGAACCGTGTCCTGGTATCCACACAGGAGAAAACGGGGCAGGTTGTCCAATTTATTTTAAAAGGGGACCAGACAATTTATACAATCAATGCCGGAAAAGAACCACTTGCATTGTTTATGAAATCCGGGGATCGCGTGACGCTGGAAGCACTTATCCGGGATAACGGAACCGGGATTGTGGAATCGATTGAGATTGAAGAATTGATGAAATAAGTTTCAGGCGTTGGAAATGCTTTTAACTGAATAGACAGATGGATCGGCCGGGAGAACTCAATTCCCGGCCGATTTTTCTTAGGTTTCATCTCCTCTCTTATTTCCTCGTGAAGAACTGTGTTATATTATCGTGAGAAGGTTTATCACGATTGTATTTCACTGAAATATTATCTGTTTTCATCGTGAGAGTCTTTCTCTCGATGGTTTCTCGCTAAACAAACACCCACTTTCATCGTGACAGCACATCATTTTTTTACTCAACTGAAATAACGAGGCTGGGACATAACAAAAACGTCCAGCATAAGAAACGAACAACGTACGGAAAAAGCGGAGGAAATATACGTAGACTCCTGCGGGAGGAAAGGCCTAGGTGAGACTCGTAGTGCGACAGCACGGAGAGGCTCAACAGCCGCCCGCGGAAAGCGAAGTATATTTCCGGAGCGTTTATATGCGCCACTTTCCAGTCAGTCATTCATACAGGGCAAAATCAGCTGCCTCGTTTTAATCATTATTTTTCCATCTTTTCGACTAACTCCAAAAGTTCTTCCCAGCGTTCCATCTTTGCTTCGAGCTTTTCCTCTATTTGCTGCTGTTCCTGATATAACTCCTGAACCTTCTCAAGGTCGCTGCCGGCATTATCAATGCCATCCTGCAGTTCTTCCACTTTCATCTCCAGCCGTGTTATTTCATCCTCAATCGTTTCCCATTCTTTTTTATCATTATAGGATAACTTTTTGCGACTCGGCTGTTTTTTCGGCTTTTCTTTTACCGGAGTGGACGGTCGCGTTGCCTTGCGTTCGTTCTCACGGGCTAAAAAGTCACTGTAGTTTCCATAAAACCGCTCAATGGAGGCATTTCCGCCAAATACAAGCAATTGATCAACAACACGATCCAGGAAGTAGCGGTCGTGGGAAACCGTAATAACAACACCGGGGAACGAATCCAAGTACTCTTCAAGCACACCCAATGTTTGTGTATCCAGGTCATTCGTCGGCTCATCGAGAAACAATACATTCGGTTCCCTCATCAATACTTTCAGCAAATAAAGCCGTCGTTTTTCCCCGCCGGAAAGTTTGCCGATATATGTCCACTGTTCCGCCCGGGAAAATAGAAACCGCTCCAGCATTTGCTCTGCTGTGATCTCCTCGCCGTTTTTTGTATGGATTACATGCGCTACTTCTTTGATGTAGTCAATGATTCGCATGTTGGGATCAAGTTCTTCGTCGCCCTGGGTATAGTAACCGATTTTAACGGTTTCTCCAATCTCCAGTTCACCATTGTCAGGGACAATCCGCTCTGCCATTATATTAAGCAGCGTCGTTTTACCGGAACCATTTGGCCCGATGATACCAAGCCGTTCGCCGGGTACAACCAAATAGTCAAAATCCCTGATCAGCTGGTTGCCATCGTAAGATTTGTTAATTCCTTTCAGCTCGATTACTTTTTTTCCAAGGCGGGTAGAGCCAACCTCAAAAGAAACGTCCTGTCTGTTGGTGTCAAATTTCTTTCCTTTCATCTCCTCGACACGTTCAACCCGGGCCTTCTGCTTCGTCCCTCTTGCTTTCGGCCCGCGTTTCAGCCAGGCAAGTTCCCGACGCAGCGTGTTCCGGTGCTTTTCCTCGTAACTTGCTTCAAGCGCCTCACGTTCAGCTTTCTTCTCCAGAAACAATTCATAGTTTCCTTCATAAATATAAAAGTTGCCTTTATCGAGTTCGAATATTTTATTGGTCACGCGGTTTAAAAAATAACGGTCGTGCGTAACGAGAAATAATGCGCCTTTATAGGACGCGAGATACTTTTCAAGCCATTCCACCGTTTCATTATCAAGATGGTTTGTCGGCTCATCCAGAATTAACAAATCAGCCGGCTGAATCAATGCTTTTGCAATCGCTACACGCTTTTTTTGCCCGCCGGATAACTCGGAAACGTTTTTATCAAAATCCTTAATCCCTAATTTCGTGAGAATGGTTTTGGCAGCAGTATTCGCTTCCCATGCCTCATGTTCATCCATCCGCTGCTGCATCTCGAGCATTCGGGACTGGGCCTTTTCATCAGTTGTATCCCGATTCAGCCTGTTTAGCGCTGTCTCATACTCCCGCATCACTTTCATGATTGTCGATTCACCATAATAAATCTGCTCAATAACCGTTAAATCGTCGGCGAGCTCGGGATCCTGCGCCAAATACTCAATCCGGTAATCTTTGGCATGATTCATGGTACCTTTTTCGGCAGTATCCAGACCGGCAATTACTTTTAAAAAAGTTGATTTCCCGGTACCATTGACGCCAATCAGACCAATTCGGTCATTTTCTGTGACCGTACACGTTACATCGTTGAATAAAACTTTGTCACCATATGATTTATATAAACTTTCGATTGTGAGCATAATATTACCTTCCTATTGTTGAATCGTCGTCCTCATTGCGGCCTTTCATCAACGCCTTTACTAAAATTACAATTAAAAATAACAGCCAGGATGTTGCTATATAGAATATAATCCTTCCTGCACCGTGCAAATCGGAATAAAAAAATGCCATCCCCAACCAGATAACACCTAATCCGATAACTTGATAAACTAACGGTTTCATCATAATCGCCACCCCCAACTTTCAAACAATCTACTAACAGTTTATCTTACTGAAACCTAATTTTCCATTAAATTAATGAAGGGAAACAGCATCATGACTGTTCCCCTTCTTAATCTATCCTTCCAACTCTTTTACAAGGTTTGCTGTTTCAATTGCCGCAACTGCTGCATCTGCACCTTTGTTTCCGGCTTTTGTACCTGCACGTTCGACAGCTTGTTCGATTGTTTCGGTTGTTAAAATACCGAATATTACCGGCTTTCCTGATTGCATGGATGCATGTGATACACCTTTTGCGGCTTCATTGCACACATAGTCAAAGTGCGGAGTGGACCCGCGGATCACTGCTCCAAGCGTAATGACCGCATCATAATTGCTATTGGCCATTTTTTGGGCTGCTAAGGGAATTTCAAATGCACCCGGCACCCAGGCAACCTCAATATTTTCTTCATGTACACCGTGTCTTTTCAAGGTGCCGACTGCCCCTTCAAGCAATTTACTCGTAATAAAATCATTAAAACGTCCTACAACAATACCTATCTTCAAATCGGTTCCTACCAGGTTCCCCTCAAATGTTTTTCCCATTTCGTCATCTCCTCGTTATTGTTGATGAAAGTTAAGTAAGTGTCCCATTTTATCAAATTTTGTATGCATATATTTTTCATTTTCTTTTCGTGAATCGGTCTGGATTGGAATTCGTGATTCGATTTCTATTCCATATAATGATAGTGCATTCAATTTCTCCGGGTTATTTGTTAAAAGATTTACCTTTGTCACACCTAAATCCTTTAAAATCTGTGCACTTAAGTCGTATTCCCGCATATCAGGTGCAAACCCCAGATGCTCGTTAGCTTCAACCGTATCCATGCCTGCATCCTGCAGCTGATATGCCCGAAGTTTATTAATCAACCCGATTCCTCGGCCTTCCTGGCGCATATATACCAGAACACCTGAACCGGCCTCATCAATTTTAGCCAATGCTTCATGTAATTGCGGCCCACAGTCACAGCGATACGAGCCAAACACATCCCCTGTCAGACATTCGGAATGGACTCGTGTCAATACTGCCTCATCAGAATTGATATCGCCTTTAACGAGTGCAACATGCTCTTTTTCATCAAGATCGTTCGTGTATCCAAATACGTTGAACATACCGAATTCCGTTGGCAGAACCGTCTCTACCGCCCGATTTACATGGACTTCATTCTGCTTGCGGTATGCCGCCAAATCAGCGATAGTTATAAATTTAAGATCAAATTTTTCAGCCATTTCCTTCAAATCAGGAACTCGGGCCATTGTACCGTCTTCTTTAATGATTTCACAAATGACACCAGAGGGAAATGCACCACTTAACATAGCCAGATCAACCGAAGCTTCGGTGTGTCCTGGTCGCGTCAGCACGCCCCCATCTTTGGCAACCAGCGGGAAAACATGTCCCGGCTGCTTAAAGTCATC
The genomic region above belongs to Virgibacillus doumboii and contains:
- the ribH gene encoding 6,7-dimethyl-8-ribityllumazine synthase; translated protein: MGKTFEGNLVGTDLKIGIVVGRFNDFITSKLLEGAVGTLKRHGVHEENIEVAWVPGAFEIPLAAQKMANSNYDAVITLGAVIRGSTPHFDYVCNEAAKGVSHASMQSGKPVIFGILTTETIEQAVERAGTKAGNKGADAAVAAIETANLVKELEG
- a CDS encoding ABC-F family ATP-binding cassette domain-containing protein; the encoded protein is MLTIESLYKSYGDKVLFNDVTCTVTENDRIGLIGVNGTGKSTFLKVIAGLDTAEKGTMNHAKDYRIEYLAQDPELADDLTVIEQIYYGESTIMKVMREYETALNRLNRDTTDEKAQSRMLEMQQRMDEHEAWEANTAAKTILTKLGIKDFDKNVSELSGGQKKRVAIAKALIQPADLLILDEPTNHLDNETVEWLEKYLASYKGALFLVTHDRYFLNRVTNKIFELDKGNFYIYEGNYELFLEKKAEREALEASYEEKHRNTLRRELAWLKRGPKARGTKQKARVERVEEMKGKKFDTNRQDVSFEVGSTRLGKKVIELKGINKSYDGNQLIRDFDYLVVPGERLGIIGPNGSGKTTLLNIMAERIVPDNGELEIGETVKIGYYTQGDEELDPNMRIIDYIKEVAHVIHTKNGEEITAEQMLERFLFSRAEQWTYIGKLSGGEKRRLYLLKVLMREPNVLFLDEPTNDLDTQTLGVLEEYLDSFPGVVITVSHDRYFLDRVVDQLLVFGGNASIERFYGNYSDFLARENERKATRPSTPVKEKPKKQPSRKKLSYNDKKEWETIEDEITRLEMKVEELQDGIDNAGSDLEKVQELYQEQQQIEEKLEAKMERWEELLELVEKMEK
- a CDS encoding bifunctional 3,4-dihydroxy-2-butanone-4-phosphate synthase/GTP cyclohydrolase II; protein product: MFDTIDEAINDLKAGKPIIVVDDENRENEGDLVALSENTTPEVINFMITHGKGLVCTSIKADLAKRINLPMMTSRSSDPLGTAFTVSIDHKDTTTGISAAERSKTIKALLDPKVSEDDFKQPGHVFPLVAKDGGVLTRPGHTEASVDLAMLSGAFPSGVICEIIKEDGTMARVPDLKEMAEKFDLKFITIADLAAYRKQNEVHVNRAVETVLPTEFGMFNVFGYTNDLDEKEHVALVKGDINSDEAVLTRVHSECLTGDVFGSYRCDCGPQLHEALAKIDEAGSGVLVYMRQEGRGIGLINKLRAYQLQDAGMDTVEANEHLGFAPDMREYDLSAQILKDLGVTKVNLLTNNPEKLNALSLYGIEIESRIPIQTDSRKENEKYMHTKFDKMGHLLNFHQQ